Proteins from a genomic interval of Paenibacillus sp. FSL R5-0623:
- a CDS encoding SdpI family protein, producing the protein MTGAIVGIIIGVCYFILGFMVFKKPPKMINGIYGYRTPRAMSNPELWDEAQSYSANLMMQFGVIITIFGIIGFWLTDVRALVLSLVATGFYTFRLFTRVEGRLKQMQRAQQQQNEQNV; encoded by the coding sequence TTGACAGGAGCAATAGTTGGGATCATCATTGGAGTATGCTATTTCATTCTGGGGTTCATGGTGTTCAAAAAACCACCGAAAATGATTAACGGGATATATGGGTATCGGACTCCGCGCGCAATGAGTAATCCCGAGTTGTGGGACGAAGCGCAAAGTTATAGCGCCAATCTGATGATGCAATTTGGTGTGATCATTACGATATTTGGCATTATCGGTTTCTGGCTTACAGATGTACGAGCGTTGGTGCTGAGTCTGGTGGCTACAGGATTCTACACGTTCAGACTGTTTACCAGAGTTGAAGGCCGATTGAAGCAAATGCAGCGTGCTCAACAGCAACAGAATGAGCAGAACGTTTAA
- a CDS encoding MerR family transcriptional regulator → MSLYKIDDVAKECGLTKRTIRYYEEIGVMPSPQRTDGGTRLYTREDIDYLKKVVRAKEVLGFSLQELHTYVATADALNEQRFDYQQTTEVRERIEKLTAMETTLDGQLQLIEQKLQSIHAVQTELEELRERVRSGIQRLQAHDPQNDEDG, encoded by the coding sequence ATGAGTTTATATAAAATCGACGACGTAGCCAAGGAATGCGGTTTGACCAAGCGAACCATTCGGTATTATGAAGAGATTGGTGTCATGCCTTCACCTCAGCGGACAGATGGCGGAACGCGGTTGTACACTCGGGAGGATATCGATTATCTGAAGAAGGTGGTTCGCGCCAAAGAGGTACTTGGATTCTCCCTTCAGGAGCTACATACCTATGTGGCAACGGCAGATGCCTTGAACGAACAACGTTTTGACTACCAGCAGACGACCGAAGTGAGAGAACGGATTGAGAAGCTCACCGCGATGGAAACAACGCTGGATGGTCAGTTACAACTGATTGAGCAGAAATTGCAGAGCATACATGCCGTACAGACTGAACTGGAAGAACTGCGTGAACGCGTTCGGAGCGGTATTCAGAGGTTGCAGGCACATGATCCGCAGAATGATGAAGACGGCTAA
- a CDS encoding MFS transporter, translating into MKREPSLPDELPSSRGGLLSQPRAVWAVAFACIISFMGLGLVDPILPAIADQLHASKSQVSLLFTSYNAVTGVAMLITGVVSSRIGVKWTLLSGILLIIIFSFLGGTSDTVGALVGYRGGWGLGNALFIATALSAIVGLSTSGTAKAIILYEAALGLGIAVGPLLGGELGSISWRGPFYGVAVLMAIAFISITFMLPKMAKPKTRSSLSDPFKALSYPSLKTLAITAFLYNFGFFTLMAYSPYVMNLDEHGLGYVFFGWGLMLAITSVFVAPRLQRRFGSVPSMSVMLTLFAIDLVVMAVGTVMGSPTTVIVAVIVAGIFLGINNTLITTAVMEAAPVERSVASAAYSFVRFLGGALAPWLAGKLSEWFLPETPFYFGALMVLIGVVVLLVRRHHLRDIDSAITSH; encoded by the coding sequence ATGAAAAGAGAGCCATCATTACCGGACGAATTGCCGTCATCACGTGGGGGCCTGTTATCTCAGCCGCGAGCGGTATGGGCGGTTGCCTTTGCATGTATCATATCCTTTATGGGTCTGGGTCTGGTTGACCCGATTCTGCCCGCAATTGCAGATCAGCTGCATGCATCGAAAAGCCAAGTGTCACTGCTATTTACCAGTTATAACGCTGTAACCGGGGTAGCGATGCTGATTACAGGTGTGGTATCCAGCCGCATTGGTGTGAAGTGGACGTTGCTCAGCGGGATATTGCTGATTATTATCTTCTCGTTCCTTGGCGGTACCTCAGACACGGTAGGTGCACTGGTCGGTTACCGTGGCGGTTGGGGACTGGGTAATGCCTTATTCATCGCAACGGCGTTATCCGCCATTGTGGGACTGTCCACGTCGGGGACAGCCAAAGCGATTATTTTGTACGAAGCAGCGCTAGGTCTCGGGATTGCGGTTGGACCGTTGCTTGGTGGTGAGCTGGGTTCCATCTCTTGGCGTGGTCCGTTCTATGGGGTGGCTGTCCTAATGGCGATTGCCTTTATCAGCATTACATTTATGTTGCCCAAGATGGCCAAACCGAAAACACGCAGTTCTTTGTCCGATCCATTCAAAGCATTAAGTTATCCTTCATTGAAAACATTGGCGATTACCGCCTTCCTGTATAACTTTGGTTTCTTTACCTTGATGGCTTATTCACCATATGTCATGAATCTGGATGAGCACGGCTTGGGTTATGTATTCTTTGGCTGGGGACTGATGCTGGCGATTACGTCTGTATTCGTCGCACCAAGATTACAACGCCGATTCGGATCGGTTCCGTCCATGAGTGTCATGCTTACATTGTTCGCGATTGATCTGGTTGTTATGGCAGTAGGTACGGTGATGGGTTCACCAACTACCGTTATTGTTGCAGTTATTGTAGCCGGGATTTTCCTTGGCATTAACAACACATTGATTACAACGGCTGTTATGGAAGCTGCACCTGTGGAGCGTTCTGTTGCTTCTGCTGCATACAGCTTCGTTCGTTTCCTGGGTGGTGCACTTGCTCCATGGCTTGCTGGTAAATTGTCGGAGTGGTTCCTGCCGGAAACGCCGTTTTATTTTGGCGCATTAATGGTTCTGATTGGTGTCGTGGTACTGCTGGTACGCCGTCATCATCTGCGGGATATCGATTCTGCCATTACATCTCATTAA
- a CDS encoding universal stress protein — MLKHILVAVDGSDHAHKALEQALILAEDMKQPPSLLIVHVNPAISINEPALGVDLEARIAEEGQHIIEPVTRQLSGRDVPYETLLIAGDPVNEICRVARERDCGMIVMGTGGKGMLAEMIVGSVSHGVLKHAECPVLTVK; from the coding sequence ATGCTGAAACATATATTGGTTGCTGTTGATGGTTCGGATCATGCGCACAAAGCTTTGGAGCAAGCACTGATTCTGGCTGAAGATATGAAACAACCCCCAAGTCTGTTGATCGTGCATGTTAATCCGGCTATCTCTATCAATGAACCTGCATTGGGTGTTGATCTGGAAGCTCGGATTGCCGAAGAAGGGCAGCATATCATAGAGCCAGTGACCAGACAGTTGTCTGGGCGGGACGTTCCATATGAGACATTGCTAATTGCGGGCGATCCCGTTAATGAGATCTGCCGTGTGGCGCGCGAACGAGATTGTGGAATGATCGTGATGGGTACAGGCGGGAAAGGCATGCTCGCAGAGATGATCGTAGGCAGTGTCAGCCATGGCGTGTTAAAACATGCAGAGTGCCCCGTCCTGACGGTTAAATAG
- a CDS encoding aldehyde dehydrogenase family protein — MKKQHLFIGGKPTESVDYKTLQAPYSGETLAEVSSASAEEAEAAVAAAVQAGKAMRQMPAHQRADILYKLSSMLEERKEEAARIITLEAAKPITAALAEVDRTVETYRFAAEEAKRLTGETVPMDAAKGGEGRIGYTMRQPLGVIGAITPFNFPMNLVAHKVGPALAAGNTIVLKPAEQTPLSSYYIANLLQEAGLPDGALNVVSGDGKTIGDVLVEHPRVAHITFTGSPAVGTSIRSKAGLKRVTLELGSNAAVIVDKDADLDKVVPRCVTGAFTYQGQVCISLQRIYVHRDISEEFIRRFAEAAKQVVVGDPLSPDTVVSALITSKDVQRTLNWIEEAKQAGAEVVAGGQAEGGILRPTVLINVPRDAKVSCQEVFAPIVVINTVDSVEEGIEHVNDSIYGLQAGVFTNDIHTALHAVDQIEAGGVMINDIPTFRVDHMPYGGVKQSGIGREGVKYAVEEMTELKFVMFNKG; from the coding sequence ATGAAAAAACAACATCTGTTTATCGGGGGCAAACCGACCGAATCCGTAGATTATAAAACACTTCAAGCACCATACTCCGGGGAAACGCTGGCAGAAGTCTCTTCGGCTTCGGCAGAGGAAGCGGAGGCTGCTGTTGCAGCTGCGGTTCAAGCCGGGAAGGCAATGCGCCAGATGCCTGCACATCAGCGTGCAGATATTCTGTACAAGTTGTCCTCCATGCTTGAAGAACGCAAAGAAGAAGCAGCGCGAATCATTACGCTTGAAGCGGCAAAGCCAATTACCGCAGCACTGGCAGAGGTTGACCGGACGGTGGAAACGTATCGTTTTGCCGCTGAAGAAGCCAAGCGACTGACCGGAGAGACGGTTCCGATGGATGCAGCCAAAGGTGGGGAAGGACGTATCGGATATACGATGCGGCAACCTCTAGGTGTCATCGGTGCGATTACACCGTTTAATTTTCCAATGAATCTGGTAGCCCACAAGGTAGGCCCAGCGCTGGCAGCAGGCAATACGATTGTTCTCAAACCTGCGGAGCAGACGCCTCTGTCATCCTACTACATCGCTAATCTGCTTCAGGAAGCCGGATTGCCGGATGGTGCATTGAACGTGGTGAGCGGTGATGGCAAAACCATTGGTGATGTGCTTGTGGAGCACCCCCGTGTTGCTCATATTACGTTTACAGGCAGTCCAGCGGTAGGCACGAGCATTCGTAGCAAAGCAGGACTCAAACGCGTGACACTGGAGCTTGGGTCAAATGCAGCGGTGATCGTGGATAAGGACGCAGACCTGGACAAAGTGGTTCCTCGATGTGTGACCGGTGCTTTCACGTATCAGGGACAGGTATGTATCTCGCTACAGCGAATCTACGTACATCGTGACATCTCGGAAGAATTCATCCGACGTTTCGCTGAAGCGGCCAAACAAGTGGTGGTCGGAGACCCGCTGAGCCCGGATACGGTGGTCTCTGCGCTGATTACCTCCAAGGATGTACAGCGTACACTCAATTGGATTGAAGAAGCCAAACAGGCAGGAGCTGAGGTGGTAGCAGGCGGTCAAGCTGAAGGAGGCATTCTGCGTCCAACGGTACTGATTAACGTTCCGCGTGATGCCAAGGTATCCTGTCAAGAAGTGTTTGCACCCATCGTTGTGATCAATACGGTAGATTCCGTTGAAGAGGGTATTGAACATGTTAACGATTCGATATACGGGCTTCAGGCAGGCGTATTTACAAACGATATCCATACCGCCCTCCATGCTGTCGATCAGATCGAAGCAGGCGGAGTCATGATTAACGATATTCCGACGTTCCGAGTGGATCACATGCCCTATGGCGGGGTGAAACAAAGTGGGATTGGGCGTGAAGGCGTAAAATATGCTGTAGAGGAAATGACGGAATTGAAGTTTGTTATGTTTAACAAAGGGTGA
- a CDS encoding TipAS antibiotic-recognition domain-containing protein has translation MAYSMVDVSGMSGVSLNELSQYAETGLLNPAFGDVEEDIYYEKQELLRLQQILFCKEVGMKENEIGPMLRDHPQDVIRIMKQHRIDMLEKALRLHGLIQTLDKTISHLQGEQELDEHELYIGFVNKGRHQLLNESGSDPVVTNDMNHVQTEGTQRSDIQSSNTSTLPENQELKSKEDYLDSQARIDQVHLDLQQAIEDGLEPGSAKVQRIIGRHLEWIKGYYTPTAEIYRDLANLYVEHKNFRQMYDGYHPKLAEFLRDGMMIKAEHDLS, from the coding sequence ATGGCGTATTCCATGGTGGACGTATCGGGAATGTCAGGCGTAAGTCTGAACGAACTGAGCCAGTATGCAGAGACAGGTCTTCTGAATCCGGCCTTTGGGGATGTAGAAGAGGACATCTATTATGAAAAGCAGGAATTGCTGAGACTCCAGCAAATCCTTTTCTGTAAGGAAGTTGGTATGAAGGAGAATGAGATTGGACCGATGCTCCGGGATCATCCTCAGGATGTCATACGCATCATGAAGCAGCATCGGATTGACATGCTGGAGAAGGCACTCCGTCTGCATGGATTGATTCAGACACTGGACAAAACGATCTCTCATTTGCAAGGTGAACAGGAACTTGATGAACATGAGCTGTATATCGGTTTTGTAAATAAGGGACGTCACCAGTTGCTGAATGAATCGGGTTCTGACCCTGTAGTCACTAATGATATGAACCATGTGCAGACAGAAGGTACTCAGAGGTCTGACATCCAATCTTCCAATACATCCACATTGCCTGAAAATCAGGAGTTGAAGTCAAAAGAAGATTATCTGGATTCCCAGGCGAGAATTGACCAGGTTCATCTGGACTTGCAACAGGCCATTGAGGATGGATTGGAACCCGGTAGTGCAAAAGTACAACGGATTATTGGCAGGCATCTTGAATGGATCAAAGGTTATTATACACCCACCGCTGAGATCTATCGGGATTTGGCCAATCTGTATGTAGAGCATAAAAATTTCCGTCAGATGTACGATGGTTATCACCCGAAATTGGCTGAATTCCTGCGGGATGGGATGATGATTAAAGCGGAACATGATTTATCCTAG
- a CDS encoding GAF domain-containing protein — translation MFQAVSYEGTRSEQHTAVLGQLSALIRDEPSAIANLANAAALLNVFMTDTNWVGFYLYDGKELVLGPFQGLPACIRIPLGRGVCGTSAAEKRTLVVDDVHAFPGHIACDAASNSEIVVPIIKNGELYGVLDIDSPIKNRFDDEDRVFLEKAVSLLTEQLEATIPL, via the coding sequence ATGTTTCAAGCTGTTTCCTATGAAGGAACACGAAGTGAGCAGCACACCGCCGTCCTGGGACAGTTAAGTGCTCTGATCCGCGATGAACCTAGTGCGATTGCCAATCTGGCAAACGCTGCTGCGCTGCTCAATGTATTTATGACCGACACCAATTGGGTCGGCTTCTATCTGTATGATGGAAAAGAACTGGTCCTCGGGCCATTCCAAGGACTGCCTGCCTGTATCCGAATTCCACTGGGACGTGGTGTATGCGGCACATCTGCTGCGGAAAAGCGTACCCTGGTCGTTGATGATGTTCATGCCTTCCCAGGCCACATTGCCTGTGATGCAGCATCGAACAGTGAGATTGTCGTACCGATTATCAAAAACGGCGAACTGTACGGGGTGCTGGATATCGACAGCCCGATCAAAAATCGTTTTGACGACGAAGACCGCGTCTTCCTGGAGAAAGCCGTAAGCCTGCTCACAGAGCAGTTGGAAGCAACCATACCCCTTTAG
- a CDS encoding GNAT family protein → MYKCKGRIPEMETARLRLRKMRRRDAAQMFACWSDREVTRYMNLAPMIGTSEAADMIGLLNQMAGEEDAIRWGIELKETGKLIGSCGFNTWQLEGAFRGEIGYELGRDYWRHGYMTEAFSALLPFGYETMGLNRIEALVDPRNLASGEFLTNRGFTREGLLRQVQHTSTGYKDMVMYSMLYDEFLRKKGK, encoded by the coding sequence ATGTATAAATGCAAAGGAAGAATTCCCGAAATGGAGACTGCGCGGCTTCGTCTGCGTAAAATGCGTCGCCGGGATGCGGCCCAGATGTTCGCATGCTGGTCAGATCGGGAGGTGACCCGTTACATGAATCTTGCGCCCATGATTGGGACAAGCGAAGCGGCAGACATGATTGGACTGCTCAACCAAATGGCAGGAGAAGAGGATGCGATCCGGTGGGGGATCGAACTCAAAGAAACAGGCAAGCTCATTGGTAGCTGTGGCTTTAACACATGGCAGCTTGAAGGCGCATTCCGGGGTGAGATCGGTTATGAGCTAGGACGTGACTATTGGCGCCACGGTTATATGACAGAGGCTTTCTCGGCATTGCTGCCCTTCGGGTATGAGACCATGGGTCTTAATCGAATTGAAGCGCTGGTTGATCCGCGTAATCTGGCTTCCGGCGAGTTCTTGACAAACCGTGGCTTCACGCGAGAAGGGTTGCTACGACAGGTGCAACATACGTCCACCGGATACAAGGATATGGTGATGTATTCGATGCTGTATGATGAGTTCCTTCGTAAGAAAGGCAAATAA
- a CDS encoding MDR family MFS transporter, with protein MKRSFILTGLLLATFLSAIEGTVIGPAGPTIVSELGSVQLLSWIFTAYLLTMAVSTPIFGKISDLYGRKPVFLIGCALFLLGSLLCCLSQNMEQLIIFRAIQGIGAGAVVPVTFTIIGDIYAIEERGKIQGWISSVWGISSLAGPLLGGYFVDNLGWQWIFGFNVPFGLLAMWFVFRYLKEDISPRTAKIDYVGALTFTVGITALLFVLSAGGQYYAWSSPLIVVLSVVAALFIILFFVVEKRAQAPMVPLHLFRIRDIRVANIAGLLTSTLMIGLTSYLPLWVQGVRGGNATESGLLLAPMSVGWLIGSVLAGRLLMKIGSRMTALIGLTGIAIGSGGLFLVGGTSPQAVLFILTFIYGLGFGFAFTIFTIIAQSSVGYKERGSSTALHTFMRTLGQTIGAAAFGTWLNYRISTLSNEQNLAEAGISENDLNELLAPHTDAALSDDKWALLRNVLEGSLHSLFVIMFVIALVSWVTTLALRKRLIVPEDADAPPQPQGSK; from the coding sequence TTGAAGCGCAGTTTCATCTTGACGGGGCTGTTGCTCGCGACATTTCTGTCAGCGATTGAAGGCACCGTAATTGGTCCGGCAGGGCCGACCATTGTCAGTGAGCTGGGGAGTGTACAGCTGCTGAGCTGGATTTTCACCGCATATCTGTTGACGATGGCTGTGAGTACGCCCATTTTTGGCAAAATCAGTGACTTGTATGGACGAAAGCCTGTATTTCTGATTGGCTGTGCCTTATTTTTACTGGGTTCACTTTTGTGCTGCCTGTCGCAGAACATGGAGCAGTTGATTATTTTTCGTGCAATACAAGGGATCGGTGCGGGTGCGGTAGTTCCTGTTACATTTACGATTATCGGGGACATCTACGCCATTGAAGAACGTGGCAAAATCCAGGGCTGGATTAGCTCCGTGTGGGGTATTTCCTCTCTGGCTGGACCGCTGCTTGGCGGTTATTTTGTTGATAATCTGGGCTGGCAGTGGATCTTTGGTTTTAATGTGCCGTTTGGTCTGCTTGCGATGTGGTTTGTATTTCGTTATCTGAAGGAAGATATCTCGCCGCGTACGGCCAAAATTGACTATGTCGGTGCACTGACCTTCACGGTGGGCATTACTGCATTGTTATTCGTCCTGTCGGCGGGTGGGCAGTATTATGCCTGGAGTTCTCCGTTGATTGTTGTGCTGAGTGTGGTCGCCGCTCTGTTTATCATTTTATTTTTCGTGGTGGAAAAAAGAGCTCAGGCCCCTATGGTTCCACTACATTTGTTCCGAATTCGGGACATCCGTGTGGCGAATATCGCCGGACTGCTGACCAGTACTTTGATGATCGGCCTGACCAGTTATTTGCCGCTCTGGGTGCAGGGGGTTCGGGGAGGTAATGCGACGGAATCCGGGTTGCTGCTCGCGCCGATGTCAGTGGGTTGGCTCATTGGTAGTGTGTTGGCAGGCCGCCTGTTGATGAAGATTGGATCACGTATGACCGCATTGATTGGATTAACCGGAATTGCGATTGGGTCGGGTGGACTCTTTCTGGTGGGCGGGACATCCCCGCAGGCTGTGCTATTTATATTGACCTTTATTTATGGTCTCGGCTTCGGATTTGCGTTCACGATCTTCACCATTATTGCGCAGTCTTCTGTAGGGTATAAGGAGCGTGGCTCCTCTACCGCACTGCATACGTTCATGCGTACATTGGGACAGACGATTGGTGCAGCGGCTTTTGGTACCTGGTTGAACTATCGGATCTCCACGTTATCGAATGAACAGAATCTGGCTGAGGCTGGAATATCGGAGAATGATCTGAATGAACTGTTAGCACCGCATACGGATGCAGCGCTATCTGATGATAAATGGGCGCTACTGCGTAACGTGCTGGAAGGAAGCTTGCATTCCCTGTTTGTGATTATGTTTGTCATTGCACTGGTCTCGTGGGTAACGACGCTTGCTCTACGCAAACGTTTAATTGTACCCGAAGATGCAGATGCTCCACCGCAGCCACAAGGCTCAAAGTAA
- a CDS encoding MarR family transcriptional regulator: MLELQEIGTERSLHLYRTLAQTFKSVNEHAVSGSKVHGFNPTAYGVLEVLYMKGAQPIQQVGAQLLLQSGNVTYVIDKLEQKGLLHRKHCPQDRRIIFVELTEEGQRTMDDIYPGYALKIDRAVSGLSEEDKELLSELLGRLAHSADRLSASS, encoded by the coding sequence ATGCTGGAATTACAAGAAATCGGAACCGAACGTTCACTTCATCTGTACCGCACCTTGGCCCAGACATTCAAAAGCGTGAATGAACACGCTGTATCCGGAAGCAAAGTGCATGGCTTCAACCCCACCGCATACGGGGTGCTCGAAGTGTTATATATGAAAGGAGCTCAGCCGATTCAACAGGTTGGCGCACAACTTCTGCTGCAAAGTGGTAATGTGACCTATGTGATCGATAAGCTGGAGCAAAAAGGATTGTTACACCGCAAACATTGTCCGCAAGACAGACGTATCATCTTTGTGGAATTGACCGAAGAAGGACAGCGCACCATGGATGATATCTATCCAGGCTATGCGTTGAAGATTGATCGGGCTGTAAGTGGACTAAGTGAGGAAGACAAGGAATTGCTGTCCGAACTCTTGGGAAGGCTTGCACATTCCGCAGACCGTTTATCAGCAAGCAGCTAG
- a CDS encoding MFS transporter, which translates to MTSDLTFEGQRPLKNNRSFVTLMVAQAISNLGDWLHLLAILTLVGIHWNATPWEITFVTLSAAIPILLTGPFAGTLADRLNRKWLMIVADGARIIIVGALIFADQIWHIYILLVLKSLFDVMFSPAKNGKLKEIVPHEQLAQAVSISSIIEQMSKIIGPALGGLLVAAFGITWCFVIDSASFLISGIILLWIPGTRVIQSAIHNVTEINEETAGGVRNRSKGSFWKETQEGIRMLASLPHVGASLILLASAILFLQFADSQTVVLFRQLPGISSDLLGWCVAASGVGTLIAAMSVRKWKHAGHILKMGLGTILMGLVIGGAGVIVGVWPHAGLGANLLLVSLFTLAGVGIGFAIVPFQILLQEQTPEAMTGRVFGTVGSVMTASNIMGPVVGGFMVTSFGVVPAFVCSGILMTLLGLIYLMKRNGEKADLNGSIAAKTMIAGD; encoded by the coding sequence ATGACAAGTGATTTAACGTTTGAAGGACAACGACCGCTGAAGAATAACCGATCTTTTGTAACATTGATGGTGGCACAGGCCATTTCCAATCTGGGTGATTGGCTGCATCTGCTCGCAATCCTGACCCTCGTGGGTATCCACTGGAATGCAACGCCATGGGAGATCACATTTGTCACACTTTCCGCAGCAATACCCATTCTGTTGACAGGGCCATTTGCAGGCACACTTGCAGATCGCCTGAACCGAAAATGGCTGATGATTGTAGCCGATGGTGCACGGATCATCATCGTGGGTGCGTTAATTTTTGCTGACCAGATCTGGCACATCTACATACTGCTGGTCCTCAAATCCCTGTTCGATGTCATGTTCTCTCCGGCCAAAAACGGAAAGCTGAAGGAGATTGTACCTCACGAACAACTTGCGCAAGCTGTATCCATCAGCTCGATCATTGAACAGATGTCCAAAATTATTGGTCCAGCGCTTGGTGGACTGCTGGTAGCCGCTTTTGGCATCACCTGGTGTTTTGTTATCGATTCAGCGTCTTTTTTGATCTCCGGCATCATTTTATTGTGGATTCCTGGAACTCGGGTGATCCAATCTGCAATTCATAACGTAACAGAAATAAATGAAGAGACAGCTGGGGGTGTTCGTAACCGCTCAAAAGGCTCTTTTTGGAAGGAAACACAGGAGGGCATTCGCATGCTTGCATCTCTCCCTCACGTAGGAGCGTCTCTGATTTTGCTTGCTTCAGCCATACTTTTTCTGCAATTTGCCGATTCACAGACTGTGGTGTTATTCAGACAACTTCCAGGAATTTCAAGTGATCTACTGGGATGGTGCGTGGCAGCAAGTGGTGTAGGTACATTAATTGCAGCGATGAGTGTACGGAAGTGGAAGCATGCAGGGCATATTTTGAAAATGGGTCTGGGTACCATACTCATGGGTCTGGTTATCGGCGGAGCCGGAGTTATTGTTGGGGTTTGGCCGCATGCCGGGCTAGGTGCCAATCTGTTGTTAGTATCCCTTTTTACCCTGGCAGGTGTCGGAATTGGGTTTGCGATTGTACCCTTTCAGATCCTGTTGCAGGAACAGACACCTGAGGCGATGACAGGCAGGGTATTTGGAACGGTAGGTAGCGTGATGACTGCCAGTAATATTATGGGCCCGGTGGTAGGCGGATTTATGGTCACCTCATTTGGTGTAGTGCCGGCTTTTGTCTGTTCAGGCATTTTGATGACCCTGCTTGGTTTGATTTATTTGATGAAACGTAATGGGGAAAAAGCCGATCTGAATGGTTCCATTGCAGCCAAAACAATGATTGCAGGCGACTAA
- a CDS encoding type II toxin-antitoxin system death-on-curing family toxin — MTIFLTIEEVVAAHHFMMKKMNDTAQAGVKDSALLDSAINRPLQSLFGEDAYPSIFDKATALLESLVKNHCFYNGNKRTAYLVTKSFLRVNGYHLQMERKYAVEFMVKIAEGEYTFEKIVRLLEEHSEER; from the coding sequence ATGACCATATTCCTTACCATTGAAGAAGTAGTAGCCGCTCACCATTTTATGATGAAGAAGATGAATGATACAGCACAAGCTGGGGTTAAGGATTCTGCTTTGTTGGATTCTGCGATAAATAGACCTCTCCAAAGTTTGTTTGGAGAGGATGCCTACCCTTCCATATTTGATAAAGCTACTGCCTTATTAGAGTCATTGGTTAAAAACCACTGTTTCTATAACGGAAATAAACGTACAGCTTATCTTGTAACCAAGTCCTTTCTGCGAGTGAATGGCTACCATTTGCAGATGGAACGTAAATATGCAGTTGAATTTATGGTCAAGATTGCCGAAGGCGAGTATACATTTGAAAAGATAGTACGCTTATTAGAAGAACATTCAGAAGAACGCTAG
- a CDS encoding AbrB/MazE/SpoVT family DNA-binding domain-containing protein has translation MNGGAQMKEEHSKRKILSRKIGKMGNSLGISLPKVLIDKLHVSQGDEIEFIENSQGEIVLKKVKQMKIPENVRPEVLEAFFDVFEEDEDILNDLRDR, from the coding sequence ATGAATGGTGGGGCTCAGATGAAAGAAGAGCATTCCAAAAGAAAAATTCTTTCTCGCAAAATAGGCAAAATGGGAAACAGCTTGGGCATTAGCTTGCCCAAGGTTTTAATTGATAAGCTCCATGTTTCTCAGGGCGATGAGATTGAATTTATTGAAAACAGTCAGGGAGAAATTGTACTAAAAAAGGTTAAACAAATGAAAATACCCGAAAATGTAAGACCCGAAGTACTGGAAGCTTTCTTCGACGTTTTCGAAGAAGATGAGGATATCCTTAATGATTTAAGGGATCGTTAA
- a CDS encoding ABC transporter ATP-binding protein, with translation MGTEYNSAEVQESILDVHITEAGYEPGQSTIRNIRMNVARGELVGIIGPNGAGKSTTIKTLLGLLEHANYEVTIGGDGRYAYIPEQPVFYEYMTLWEHLDLAAAAYEMEEEAFVARAEELLVRFGMDHVRNDLPASFSKGMRQKMMLMIGFLSSPDIYIVDEPFIGLDPRATKDFLKLLDDERRRGAGVLMSTHVLDTAERICDRFILIASGRSAAEGTLDEIREAAGLPEASLFDCFDVLTS, from the coding sequence ATGGGAACGGAATATAACAGTGCGGAAGTACAGGAGTCCATATTGGACGTACATATTACAGAGGCAGGATACGAGCCGGGACAATCGACCATCCGTAATATTCGAATGAATGTGGCGCGAGGAGAACTGGTAGGTATTATCGGACCAAATGGTGCGGGCAAAAGTACCACAATCAAAACGCTTCTTGGTCTGCTGGAACATGCGAACTATGAAGTGACGATTGGGGGAGATGGTCGTTATGCCTATATCCCGGAGCAACCGGTTTTTTATGAATATATGACTTTATGGGAACATCTTGATCTGGCTGCAGCGGCGTATGAAATGGAGGAAGAAGCTTTTGTTGCCCGAGCGGAGGAACTGTTGGTTCGTTTCGGTATGGACCATGTTCGGAATGACCTTCCAGCCAGTTTTTCAAAGGGCATGCGGCAGAAAATGATGCTGATGATCGGATTTCTGTCTTCACCTGATATCTATATTGTGGACGAGCCTTTCATCGGACTGGACCCTCGTGCAACCAAGGATTTCCTAAAATTACTGGATGATGAACGTCGCCGCGGCGCGGGTGTGCTCATGTCTACGCATGTACTGGATACCGCTGAACGAATCTGCGATCGGTTTATTCTGATTGCTTCGGGCAGATCGGCTGCCGAGGGAACATTGGATGAGATTCGTGAAGCGGCAGGATTGCCGGAAGCTTCTTTGTTTGACTGTTTCGATGTACTGACGTCTTAG